The DNA segment TTAAACATCCGCATGGCAGACAGCGCCGGAAAAACCACCAGCGCTGAAATCAGCAGGGAGCCCACCAGGTTCATGGCCAGCACAATGACGACGGCGGTGATAACGGCTGTCATGGTGCTGTAAAAATCCGTTTTCGTCCCGACAGCTTTCGCAAAGGCCTCATCGAAGGTCACGGCAAAAATCTTGTTGTAAAAAAGCAGGAACACTGCGGCCACAGCGGCGGACAGCGCCAGGCATAAAGTGACTTCTCCCTTTGATAACGTCAGGATAGACGTGGAACCGAACAGGGTGCTGCACACGTCTCCCGACAGATTGGGGCCGGCGGAAAAAATGTTCATCAGCAGATACCCGACGGCAAGGGAGCCGACAGAAACCATCGCCAGGGACGCGTCCCCCTGGATTTTTGTCCCCTGTCCCGCCTTAAGAAGCAGGACGGCGCAGAACACCGTTACAGGCAGGGCTGCCGCCATCGGGCTGGCAAACCGAAGGACAGCGGCCGCCGCCATGGCTCCGAAGGCCACATGGGAAAGGCCGTCGCCGATATGGGAGAACCGCCTGAGTACGAGAGGAACCCCCAAAAGCGATGAGCAGAATGCAATCAAAATGCCGGCAATCAGTGCATGGCGCACAAACGGAAAGGCAAAATAGAAAGCCAGCCGGCCTGTCATTTCATTTAACATATGCCGCCTCCCATCTGCTTTCCCGCATCATGCTTCAGGTATTCTCCCATGGTTCCGAAAAAGCAGGACGGCCCGATATGCAGGATATGGCTGGCATACGTGACAGCCGTCTTGATGTCATGGGAAATCATAAGAACCGTAAGGCCGTCCCTTTTGTTGAGCCCGTCAATCAGCCGGTACATGTCTCCAGCCGCCCTGGGGTCTAATCCGGACACCGGCTCATCCAAAAGCAGCATCCGGCTGGCCGCACAGAGGGCTCTCGCCAGAAGAACCCGCTGCTGCTGGCCGCCGGAAAGCTCCCGGTAGCAGCGCCCGGCCAGATGGCGGATGCCCATCTTTTCCATGGCATCCGCGGCCCGCGCTTTTTCGGCCCTTCCATAATACGGCCGGAAGCCGCAGCGGCTCTGGCAGCCGGAGAGGACAATTTCCCTCACCGATGCCGGAAAATCCCGCTGGAAAGAGGTCTGCTGCGGCATATAGCCGATCTCTTCTTTTTTCAGGCCGTCCCCGGCCGTGATGCTGCCTCCGGCCGGAGAAAGCAGGCCGAGAAGCGCCTTCATGAGCGTCGTCTTTCCCGCCCCGTTTTCGCCGACAATGCAGCAGTAATCGCCGGCGCGGACGGAAAAGCTCAGGCCGGATAAAAGAATCCGGCCGTCATAGCCGAGAGAAAGATTCTGACAAGTAATCTGCGCCATGTCTTCCTCCTTAATTTAACGCCTCTTTTAACACTTCCAGATTGTCCTCCATGATGAGATAATACATGGCGCCGTCGGAAATGTCCTTTGCCGTCTTGGACTGCATGGAATCCATCGTCAGAACCGTCACGGCCTTCTCACCGCCGTTCATGTTTTTCGCAATGGTCTCTGCCAGCTTTCCGTCCGAGCCCTCAATGGTCAGGATGTGGCTCAGCTCCAGCTCGTCCGCTTTTCCCGCCAGATAGGCAATGGTCTCGAAGCTGGCCTCGGTTTCCGCAGAGCAGCCGGCGAAAGCCGCATAATAGGTAAGCCCGTAGTCATCAGCCAGATAGCGGAACGGGAACCTGTCGCCGAACAGGAGCGTTTTCTTCGCGGCATCGTCCACCGCCTGCTGATACTCCTGATCCAGCCTGTCCAGGATGTTGTTGTAGGACTCCCGGTTCGCCTGGTAGGCCTCGGCGTTGTCCGGATCCAGCTCTGCCAGCGCATCTCCGATGGCCGTGCAGAATATCTGGGCATTTTTTAAAGAGAGCCACACATGTTCGTCGTACTCCGGCCCCTCTTCATCGCTGATAAGGTCATGGACTTCTCCGTCCTCATGCCCGTGGCCGTCCTCCATGCCTTCCACGATCTCCTCTTCTTTAACGGAATCGCCCAGGACTTCCAGCAGGTTTATGACCTTCCTGTCCGGATTCTTCGGATCCTTCAGAGCCGCCTCAGCCCATGCGTCCGATTCGCCGCCCACATAAAGGAACAGGTCGCAGCCGGAAATCTTAGCAAGATCCTCTGCCGTCGGCTGGTAGCTGTGGAGATCCACACCGTCGTCGAGAAGCAGCGTCAGATCTGCATGTTCCATATTTTCACCCAGGATTTCCACGGCCCAGTCGTACTCCGGGAATATGGTGGCTACGATTTTAAGCTTTTTTCCCTCCTCATCTGCGGTTTTTGCTGTTCCAGCCGCAGACGTCTCCATAAAATTCTTTCCTGTACTGTTTTTGCATCCGGACAGGGCGGCGGCAAAAAGAGCTGCGCCCAATAAAAAGAAACCAAATTTTTTCATGAATAAAACCTCCAAATACTTTGTTTTTTGTAAAAATGGGTACAAAAATACAAGGACGCAGCTCCCCATATCGCAGAAACCGCGCGCCGGCACGGTTTCCTGCACGCCGGACAGACCGGCATCCGCAAAAAGCGAAGACTCTGGTTCCTGTCAGGATCAGGGATCAATGGCCCTTGTTTTCAGAGGTTTTTCAATTATTCAGCCTGACCTTCCGGCTGACTAAAGACGTGCAGGGCACGAAAAGACTGGCGCAGGCAGTCACCGCCGCCAAAATCATGACGGCTGACGGAAATACCGCCGCCCCCGGGGCGCCGGTTCCAAGCTGGTCTAAAGCCTGCTCCGCCTCATGGAGGACAGCGCAGACATGGCAGCCCGCTCCTTTGCAGTCATGGCCGGCTTTCCCGGCAATCAGAAGTACAGAAAAAAATACGGCGGCGAAAACGACCGCACACAACAGCAGTGCCCTGAATTTTTGTCTTTTTGTATGCACGTTTCACCCTCCTCTCTTTCGTTCTCCGGCATATCTCCTTTTGTTTCCAAAAATGAAAACTATTTCCATCTTATAAGATTCCCTTTCTCTTGTCAATATGAAAATGATTCCCAATTTCAAATTGCCGGTTTTGTCCTGCTGTCCTTGACGGCGAAACCGGCTCCATGCTAAGATATCCCTACGAAAAACGGAAAGGAGATGCCGCTTTATATCATCTGCAAAAGGCTATGAATGGACCTTTGACACTGCCGTAACCGCATACGAGAAATTCCGTCCCGGATATCCGAAGGAGCTGTACGAAGCCATCTTCCGGTACCAGCCTGTCACCGCCGCCTCTCAGGTGATGGAAATCGGCATCGGCGCCGGGCAGGCCACGCTCCCGTTTCTGGAAACCGGGTGCAGACTTACAGCCGTCGAATTCGGACAGAATTTTATCCGGCTTTGCAGGGAAAAATTCGCAGGTTTTCCCCGATTTTCCGTGTCTGCCGGAAAGTTTGAAGAACTGTCCTTCGAGCCGGAATCTTATGATCTGATTGTTTCTGCCACAGCTTTCCACTGGATTCCCGAGGAAACCGGCTATCCGAAGGTCTTTTCCCTCTTAAAAGACGGCGGTGCCTTCGCCCGCTTTGCAAACCGCCCGCTGGCTGACAAGGGACGTCCAAAGCTCACGGAAGAAATCCAGGCGCTCTATGCCATCTACATGGGAAAGACAGGAAGTCCGGAGGAGTTTACGGAAGCCGACGCCGCCAGGCTGGCCAAAAAAGCCCTGGACTATGGCTTTTCTGACGTGCAGTGCGGGCTGTTTCACCGCACCAGGACATTCTCCGCCAAAGAATACACGGCCCTTCTCGGCACGTATTCCGACCACCTCGCCATTGAGGAAAAGAAGCGAAACGAATTTTTCTCAGAAATCGAACATGCCATTGACCGCCACGGCGGGGAGATTACCATATACGACACCATTGACCTCCAGCTTGCGAGGAAGGGGACGCCACAGTAAAAACAGGCCGGGCTGCGAAACTGTCCGGAATGCGCCGGGACGGACGGCCAGCGCGTGAAGCATTCTCCGATGTGCCGGCATGACAGACAGGCCGCCGGTTCCCGGACGTTTCCGGGATGCCTGGCGGCCTGCTCCGTATTTCCTGTCTTCCTTTTCACCGGCGTCTGTCCATGATCTTGCAGAACACAATCCCCGCCAGCGTGCTGACCGTCGTCGCCAGGAGCGCCGGCCCCACGATGGCCGCCGGGTTCATGCTGCCGTACTGGCTGCGGTAGGCGATCATGTTGATGGGAATGAGCTGAAGGGAAGAGATGTTGACAATCAGGAACGTACACATCTCGTTGCTTGCCGTGCCGGCCGGCTGCGCCGCCCGTTTGATGCCCGGGCGGTTTTTTTCGTCTTCCCGCCGTTCCTTCTCCAGGTTTTCCAGCTCCTCCATGGCCCGCAGGCCGGCCGGAGTCGCCGCCCAGCCGAGTCCCAGCATGTTCGCAATCATGTTGGTGGAAATATGTTTTGCGGCGGGGTGATCCGCCGGGAGATTCGGAAACAGGAAGCGGATGACTGGCCGCATGTTTCTCGTAAGCTGGCCGATCAGCCCCGCATTTTCCCCGATTTTTAAAATTCCGCACCAGAAGGACATGATCCCCAGCATCGTAATGCACAGGGAGACAGCCTCCTTCGTGGACTCCAGCGCTCCGTTCGTGACCGCGTCCATGTTCCCGTGGAGCGCCGCCCAGAAAATTCCGGCCGCCATCATGCCGGCCCACAGATAATTTAACAAAAACCCCCACCCCCTCTTTTGAATGTATGAGGGGATGGGGGTTCATATGTGCAGGTTTTTTATTACATGCCTGTTCAGGCTAAAAATCTCGGATTCTGTTTTCCGCGGAAAATTCTATGATCTGGTTATCTTCCGTATTTTGATATGCCGATTCTTCATGCATATAATCTACAATATCCTTTGTCTTATAATCTCCAAATTTTTTTACAACCTTCTGCAAAACCTCCAACTCTTCAAAAGTAAACTCCCCAAGGCCTGCTTCACGATTTGGCAGAATCTGATATGCCGTGCTGTCCCCGATCTCCTTTTCAGACACCCGGATTCCCGAAAGCTTCATGAGCTCATTTCCGGCAATCGGAGCCGCTCCAAACGCAAGATGCCGATACACAAGTCCGGTCATCGCTTTTTGATATCTCTTATAATATTCCGCATCGAGATACCAGAGCAGTTTCATGAGCTTTACCTTGTAAAGAGGCTTGATGTAGGTCGCCAGGTAAACCATAACGGCCTCCAGCTTCTTAAGATTCAAACGGCAATACCCATTTTTGCTGCTCGGCGAATCAAATTCCACATATTTCGCACGGATGGTTTCTCTGATAAAATAGGCTTCGCTGAATTGCTTTACCTTTTCAATCATGATCCGCTTGATCTCTTCATACCGCTCCGGCTTAAATGACGGCTTATTTTTTTCAAGCAAATCAAGACAGAAACTGGGGTTTTCTCCCGTCATCCGCATCATCTTATCATATGTATCATCCTGGATTAACTTTGTCTCATATCGCTGAACCGTAACATCACCGAGGCCAAGAAGTCTTGCATATTCTTTCTGCGTCAGTCCATAAAACTCTCGAATTTCTTTGATCTCCTCTGAGGTCAAAAGTCCTTTCTTCTTTTTGTACGTTTCGCGTGCACGGAATAAATTTTCATCTAATAACTTCGACGGAGTAAATTCACTTTCTTCTTTTTCGCAATAATAAACCGTATTCTGAAACTCTATTTTTTCTCCTTTGATTATTGTCTCTGCCATATACCGCACAACTGCAATTTCATGTGTCTCGCCGCAAAATGGGCAGAAATATGAGATTCTTTTTAACTCCTTTCCTGGCATTTTTCTCCTCCTGATTCCACTATGTATTCCTTATCCTTTATATAAGTGTTCTCTTCTTTTTTGTACTTTATGCTTTATCTTCTGTTGCGGAAGCATTTAAGCTTCCGAAACCGTATTTTCTTTTTTATTTATTGGTATGGTCTTTCCTTTAATCTGTACTTTGCAAAATGAAACGAAATGCAGAAAACATGAGCTGACGCCCTTAATTTCTCCTTAATATAAATTTCACGTCCAGCAATGCTGATTCCAAATACACGGAAATCTTCACCGCCGCTCTTTCGGCTGTCCATCATATTTTCTATATAATCTTCTGCCGTCAGGTTCAGCAGGATATCCCTGATATCCTCTGTGTCGAATCCCAGTTCCAGCATCGTGTAGAATGTTGAATATGGATCCGTATAAGATTCTCCTTTTTTAGCCGGGAGAATATCTAATTCGTAATGTTCACTGTTCAATGCACATCTCAGACGTTCCAGATGCGCCTCCACATTCTCCCGAGAATCCCTGTAAGCATTCTCGTTTGGCATTCGCCATGTACCTCCTTTCTTTATCTGATTTTGTATGATTATACAATACATCAATTGATTGTTTTTGTCAATCCAATTATCAATATATGAAAAAGGACTGCCCTCACCCGCCCCCTCTTTTCCTCAGGCGCAGGTACAGCAGTCCTCTCCAAATCCCTATTCTTTTTATCCTTACTCCCCGCAAAGCTCCCGCATAACCTCCGGCACGGTCTCAATCTTCGTGCAGCGGTACGCGTTGCTTCCGCAGAACAGCAGCGCATTGTCCACGTCACCTTCGGCGGCGCGGATTAAGGCTCTGGTGATGCAGTAGGGGATGTTTTTCGGGTCGCAGTGCTCCAGGCAGCGGAAGCAGTGGGTAATCTTTTCCGGCTCCCGGCTCACCTTTTCCATGAACGCATTTTTGATGGCCCGCCCCGGCATCCCTACCGGGCTCTTTACGATTACGATGTCCTCCTGCTTCGCGTCGATGTACGCCTGCTTATAGGCCATGGGCGCGTCGCACTCCTCGGTCGTCACGAACCTGGTTGCCACCTGGACGCCGTCAGCGCCTAAAGACATCTGGTGCATCACGTCCTCGCGGTCGAAAACGCCGCCTGCGGAAATCACGGGGATCTCCTTTTTATATTTCTCGGCAT comes from the Eubacteriaceae bacterium Marseille-Q4139 genome and includes:
- a CDS encoding metal ABC transporter permease, with the protein product MTGRLAFYFAFPFVRHALIAGILIAFCSSLLGVPLVLRRFSHIGDGLSHVAFGAMAAAAVLRFASPMAAALPVTVFCAVLLLKAGQGTKIQGDASLAMVSVGSLAVGYLLMNIFSAGPNLSGDVCSTLFGSTSILTLSKGEVTLCLALSAAVAAVFLLFYNKIFAVTFDEAFAKAVGTKTDFYSTMTAVITAVVIVLAMNLVGSLLISALVVFPALSAMRMFKTFRSVTVCAALLSVFCAAFGMLLSILAGTPVGATIVAADIAAFGISCLIGRLTRR
- a CDS encoding ABC transporter ATP-binding protein, which gives rise to MAQITCQNLSLGYDGRILLSGLSFSVRAGDYCCIVGENGAGKTTLMKALLGLLSPAGGSITAGDGLKKEEIGYMPQQTSFQRDFPASVREIVLSGCQSRCGFRPYYGRAEKARAADAMEKMGIRHLAGRCYRELSGGQQQRVLLARALCAASRMLLLDEPVSGLDPRAAGDMYRLIDGLNKRDGLTVLMISHDIKTAVTYASHILHIGPSCFFGTMGEYLKHDAGKQMGGGIC
- a CDS encoding zinc ABC transporter substrate-binding protein, whose protein sequence is MKKFGFFLLGAALFAAALSGCKNSTGKNFMETSAAGTAKTADEEGKKLKIVATIFPEYDWAVEILGENMEHADLTLLLDDGVDLHSYQPTAEDLAKISGCDLFLYVGGESDAWAEAALKDPKNPDRKVINLLEVLGDSVKEEEIVEGMEDGHGHEDGEVHDLISDEEGPEYDEHVWLSLKNAQIFCTAIGDALAELDPDNAEAYQANRESYNNILDRLDQEYQQAVDDAAKKTLLFGDRFPFRYLADDYGLTYYAAFAGCSAETEASFETIAYLAGKADELELSHILTIEGSDGKLAETIAKNMNGGEKAVTVLTMDSMQSKTAKDISDGAMYYLIMEDNLEVLKEALN
- a CDS encoding class I SAM-dependent methyltransferase, which produces MSSAKGYEWTFDTAVTAYEKFRPGYPKELYEAIFRYQPVTAASQVMEIGIGAGQATLPFLETGCRLTAVEFGQNFIRLCREKFAGFPRFSVSAGKFEELSFEPESYDLIVSATAFHWIPEETGYPKVFSLLKDGGAFARFANRPLADKGRPKLTEEIQALYAIYMGKTGSPEEFTEADAARLAKKALDYGFSDVQCGLFHRTRTFSAKEYTALLGTYSDHLAIEEKKRNEFFSEIEHAIDRHGGEITIYDTIDLQLARKGTPQ
- a CDS encoding nucleoside recognition protein, yielding MLNYLWAGMMAAGIFWAALHGNMDAVTNGALESTKEAVSLCITMLGIMSFWCGILKIGENAGLIGQLTRNMRPVIRFLFPNLPADHPAAKHISTNMIANMLGLGWAATPAGLRAMEELENLEKERREDEKNRPGIKRAAQPAGTASNEMCTFLIVNISSLQLIPINMIAYRSQYGSMNPAAIVGPALLATTVSTLAGIVFCKIMDRRR
- a CDS encoding DUF4065 domain-containing protein translates to MPGKELKRISYFCPFCGETHEIAVVRYMAETIIKGEKIEFQNTVYYCEKEESEFTPSKLLDENLFRARETYKKKKGLLTSEEIKEIREFYGLTQKEYARLLGLGDVTVQRYETKLIQDDTYDKMMRMTGENPSFCLDLLEKNKPSFKPERYEEIKRIMIEKVKQFSEAYFIRETIRAKYVEFDSPSSKNGYCRLNLKKLEAVMVYLATYIKPLYKVKLMKLLWYLDAEYYKRYQKAMTGLVYRHLAFGAAPIAGNELMKLSGIRVSEKEIGDSTAYQILPNREAGLGEFTFEELEVLQKVVKKFGDYKTKDIVDYMHEESAYQNTEDNQIIEFSAENRIRDF
- a CDS encoding type II toxin-antitoxin system MqsR family toxin, translating into MPNENAYRDSRENVEAHLERLRCALNSEHYELDILPAKKGESYTDPYSTFYTMLELGFDTEDIRDILLNLTAEDYIENMMDSRKSGGEDFRVFGISIAGREIYIKEKLRASAHVFCISFHFAKYRLKERPYQ